Proteins encoded together in one Halalkaliarchaeum sp. AArc-CO window:
- a CDS encoding methyltransferase domain-containing protein: MKGQEWYQAEDVAQEYDDKRFSGGGRLIDRREKQAVLSALGPVEGREVLEVACGTGRFTVMLADQGADVVGLDISSAMLSQGREKAATAGVSENVSFMLGDAGRLPFPDDHFDAVFAMRFFHLADTPVTFLRELKRVAREQVFFDTFRRPSTRVLYNWALPMGSRLYSKRDVRSLLADAGLELAHESHDFVLPYGFYRSLPGSVAKPFRAVDEAVGKTPLGDAVASVSYWDARVVE; encoded by the coding sequence GTGAAAGGACAGGAGTGGTACCAGGCGGAGGACGTCGCCCAGGAGTACGACGACAAGCGGTTCTCCGGCGGCGGCCGCCTGATCGATCGCCGCGAAAAGCAGGCGGTTCTCTCGGCGCTGGGGCCCGTCGAGGGCCGGGAAGTACTGGAGGTCGCCTGCGGAACCGGACGGTTCACGGTCATGCTCGCCGACCAGGGCGCCGACGTCGTCGGACTCGACATCTCCTCGGCGATGCTCTCGCAGGGACGGGAGAAGGCCGCCACCGCCGGCGTCTCGGAGAACGTCTCGTTCATGCTCGGCGACGCCGGGCGGCTGCCGTTTCCCGACGATCACTTCGACGCCGTCTTCGCCATGCGCTTTTTCCACCTGGCGGACACGCCAGTGACGTTCCTCCGGGAGCTCAAGCGGGTCGCACGCGAGCAGGTGTTCTTCGATACCTTCCGACGACCCAGCACACGTGTGCTGTACAACTGGGCGCTGCCGATGGGATCGCGGCTCTACTCGAAACGGGACGTCCGGAGTCTCCTCGCGGACGCGGGGCTCGAACTCGCTCACGAATCCCACGACTTCGTGTTGCCGTACGGGTTCTACCGGAGCCTGCCGGGTTCGGTCGCGAAACCCTTCCGCGCGGTCGACGAGGCCGTGGGGAAAACGCCGCTGGGCGACGCCGTCGCGTCGGTCTCCTACTGGGACGCACGCGTCGTCGAGTGA
- a CDS encoding winged helix-turn-helix transcriptional regulator codes for MSTSPAEINDHETLTDTEFRDRLRELPPSAKLVAKVLEGDSPLSQGQLAEESLLPDRTVRYALNRLEDEGLVDSRYSFKDARKQVYFLTN; via the coding sequence ATGAGCACTAGTCCGGCAGAAATCAACGACCACGAAACGCTGACCGACACCGAATTCAGGGATCGCCTCCGGGAGCTTCCGCCGAGCGCGAAGCTCGTCGCGAAAGTACTGGAGGGGGACTCGCCGCTCTCGCAGGGGCAGCTCGCCGAGGAGTCGCTGTTGCCCGACCGGACGGTCCGGTACGCCCTCAACCGCCTCGAGGACGAGGGACTCGTCGATTCCCGGTACAGCTTCAAAGACGCCCGCAAACAGGTGTACTTCCTGACGAACTGA
- a CDS encoding glycosyltransferase: MELSVVVPTLNGRDRLAACLDALAAHAPDAEVIVANGPSADGTTGMVRDRDDVDVLVEISDRSVNVARNAGIEVARGDAVALVDFDRRVTDGWLEAALEGLESAPVVTGPSLPVAGEGRTLEEPEHRRIAGREVRYFTSGNVAFRRGVLEELDGFDEYLSVGGARDAAHRLAGLEYGVVWDERLSVGHEPLAEEGHDWREKYRALGYRLAKNYGLRPGVPRTLVGQALCDARSTLEDVVRGEGAPTAWVGNGWRVVTGAVDGATDGLVARARDRSPTRNPRGISVRRDRAVALYDRRDGRVES; the protein is encoded by the coding sequence ATGGAGCTTTCGGTGGTCGTGCCCACCCTCAACGGGCGCGATCGGCTGGCGGCGTGTCTGGACGCGCTGGCGGCACACGCGCCGGACGCCGAGGTGATCGTCGCCAACGGGCCGTCGGCCGACGGGACTACGGGGATGGTTCGCGACCGTGACGACGTCGACGTCCTCGTGGAGATCTCCGACCGCTCGGTGAACGTCGCTCGCAATGCGGGGATCGAAGTGGCGCGCGGGGACGCCGTCGCCCTGGTCGACTTCGACCGTCGGGTGACGGACGGCTGGTTGGAGGCAGCCCTGGAGGGACTCGAGTCGGCACCGGTCGTCACCGGCCCGTCGCTTCCGGTCGCCGGCGAGGGGCGGACGCTCGAGGAACCTGAACACCGTCGGATAGCCGGCCGGGAGGTCCGTTACTTCACGAGCGGGAACGTCGCGTTCCGACGCGGTGTCCTCGAAGAACTGGACGGGTTCGACGAGTATCTGAGCGTCGGCGGCGCCCGCGACGCCGCCCACAGGCTGGCCGGCCTCGAGTACGGGGTCGTCTGGGACGAACGACTGTCGGTGGGTCACGAGCCGCTGGCCGAGGAGGGACACGATTGGCGGGAGAAGTACCGCGCGCTCGGCTACCGGCTCGCGAAGAACTACGGGCTCCGGCCGGGGGTTCCACGCACTCTCGTCGGACAGGCGCTGTGTGACGCGCGGTCGACCCTCGAGGACGTGGTCCGGGGCGAGGGGGCTCCCACCGCGTGGGTCGGGAACGGGTGGCGGGTCGTAACCGGTGCGGTCGACGGCGCCACTGACGGGCTCGTCGCCCGGGCCCGGGACCGATCGCCGACGCGGAACCCTCGCGGGATCTCGGTCCGCCGCGATCGTGCGGTCGCGCTGTACGATCGGCGCGATGGACGCGTCGAATCGTAG